The genomic DNA ACGATCAGGTTTGTGGCTCAGTTGGATGCTGAGAACTAGATGAACTCCAACATCCCACATGCAATTAATTCAGTGAGATGGTTAGAAGAAgttattataaaaataatttaaaataaggaATTGGACGACCACTGGGAGAAGCAGGAGTGGGCATGGggttaaaaaaaactgcactggAGAGGAATCAATAGAAGTCGGTCCCTTCGCAACCAAACCAAAAAAAAGACACTACCTCTTCATTGAACAATTTACTGGTTTCCTTCTTGATTGGATCCAGATACTGGACTTGACCTGCGGAGAAGCCAACTACAAGCGAGACACTGTCAGGTGTGGCAGTAAACTGGTTAAAATCATGGCAGGTGGGCTGCGTCCCTTTGTATATACGCTTGTCAATGGGTTTACTTAGGTCTGCTGCCTGGGGAGAATAGAAAAGACCTGCTTTTAGTCAAGGCAGTGCTGAATCTCAGCGCAAGCAATTAAACTTTACGACCTGTCACTGACTAGTTGAACCCAACCTGACataacacaaatgtgctggagaaattcagcaagtcacacaaCTGAAAGCAAAAGAAAcagagcaacaggcccttctggcccacaagcccgtgctgtccaattacacccaattaacatacagccCCCGTACATTCTGGAGGGTGGAGGAaacaagcacccagaggaaagcaaCACATTCATGGGGAcagcatacaaattccttacaggcagcaaaCCTGGGTCATGGTGATGTCATGACGTTCCTCAATTGGAGGAACCGCACCTTACGTTCTCTCTCAGTAGCCTCCAGttagatggcatcaatattgactggCAATTTCTGTTATTCCCCCTTCCCCTCATCCCTGTCTCCCTTCATTTGCTATCTGCCCCCTTCCTtttctctcccccatcacttttcacccccccccccccacctgtttgcctgtgttcctcctccccccacacctTTTTACTCGGGTGTCTGCCCAACTTTTCGACActcctcaggcccaaaatgtcaatagCCTTTTGTTttgtatggatgctgcaagacctgctgagttcctccatgtgGATGACACTAGATTCCAGCCAATGCAGACTTCTGGTTTACTTCTAACCTGTCGGTGCCAAGATGGGAAGTTGAAATTGTAAATAAGGAGTAAATTGCATCCATTTGAAAAATAAGCATACTCTAAATACTGTTTACCTTCAAAACTCCAAACACGTTCTGAACATAGCCTTTTGGTCCTACAAATATTACCAATCCTATCTTCCTCAGTTGTAATTCACGAACCAGGTCGTcagtatttctggcattttgaTACAACTTTCACCAGATGCTTTCTGACTCACTGACTTCAGTTTTTCCCCCACTCTCTTCATTTCACTCCACATTGTTTTTGCAATCATATAATTCTGCCTTTACATATTCCCCCCCTCCAGATTTgttccccattcacacctttcgcCTTCACTCTCCCCTTAATGATGCCTGCCAGTACCCTCGCGCAATTCCACAGTGGGAAGCACAGTCATCTTTCAAGTTCAAACCCACtcaggtgggtttttttttaaaacctgctgCACTTTAACAAATGCTTCACCCCCACATTATTGGCCTGTCAGCAGATGCTCCCAGCACCTGAACCACCCCAGTTAGAGCCCAAACTTAGGCAGCACACTCTTATTTCTTTATACAACTTATACAggtttgtgtgtgtataaaatAGTAACATACATATACACTATTCACACATATACTACAATGTACATCATAcactatgtatatatatatatatatacacgttAACACTATCCAAATACACCCAACACACCCTCCACCCCTGACCCTTGCTGTCCCCCCTCAAGAATACCATGTCCCCTTGTGTGACCTCCATCACGTGACAACTGTGAAGGGAGAATGGGCTTGGTGTCCCCACAGCCCCAGCCCGTTCATGCCGACCCTGGAGCGTTCCATCACTGCCCCTGCTCCCACCACCCCCACATCCTGCCctgcccctctcctcctccatccTTGCCCCCGCCCTCATTGACCTCCCCTccaccctgccccctcccctttactcctgctccctctcccctttactcctgccccctctccccttgccccctgcccccctcccccttgcccccctgcccccctcccccttgcccccctgcccccgccccctgcccccgcccccgccccctgcccccgccccctgcccctgcccccgccccctgcccccccctccgcccccccctccgccccctgctcccctcccccgTGACCCCGCCTCACCTGCCTGGGCCCCCGGTACAGATAGAGGTAGAGCTCGCGGCCCACGTTGAAGCAGATGCGCTCGCCGCTGCCGGCCGGTCCGGGCATGGTGACCACGGACACCCGCACGGGGTGGGTGCCCTGCGCGGTGCTGAGGGGTAGGCGGCTGGGGCGGCTGTACTCCGCCAGGCTCAGCAGCTGGTAGGCGCCCTCCCGGGTGCGGAACAGCGACTTCACCTCGTTTAACTCCTTGCCCCCGGTCTCGGCCGCCATCTTCCGCCGGCGCCGCCCGCCCACGCCCCGCTTTGGCCCGACCTCCGGCGACAGCGCCACCCTCCTCCCCGGCCGCCGGCGACAGCGCCACCCTCCTCCCCGGCCGCCGGCGACAGCGCCACCCTCCTCCCCGGCCGCCGGCGACAGCGCCACCGTTCGCCTCAGCGCATCTCTCCAGTTCTCTGCAGATCCCAGCCTGAATCACTTTGGCCAACAAagatttttgcttcctgaacacttttgggtccattttatggattttgggctgctgatcacaaaaattatCTTAACATTTTGCTATCTTGTCCCATTTTTCTTAGATATTTCCTGTCATATTGTAAGTCCACTTCAAGCAGAGAAAACCATGAAGTGCGACACATCATTCaaaattcattctctgcattcacacttggactccttccccactgatcttggtgccgtcagtgacgaacagggTGAAAGGTGTCACCAGGAAACCATGACCATGAAATCCATCAGTGCCAGcggctattgttggacactgacatgagaggcatcagatgctgagtacaaatgaaaatcagtggcaaaacatttttaggtcagttgaactaacgcaatgtatcagcgtcattatgtgattaaacatgctaaattcaataaaaaaattgTTTCTCCAATGGAAACGGATGCAGACTGACCACCCTgagatgcctctcagaatcttgttgacctcgaTTAAGTCGGTGGCAGCACATTTTTCCCTCTTTTCCACTTCAAGCGGTTACAGGCCTGAAATTGTCAGCAGTGGGGATGCTCCACATTTTCCAGGAGACCTTGAATCTTTTCCCTGTAGTACCCTCCCACTCCAGAGCTCGGAAGAGAATGCCATTTCTGGGGAGTCTGATGCTGGCAACACCAGTTCAACTTTGGTGACAGAGGTGTCATTAGGATCTCACTGCTGGGTATGACAGTGTTTCAGAGGAGAGCGCTGATGATATCCAGTGGAGGATTTTGCAGACAGTCTCAGTGGGGTCGACCCATGCCTGGAAGTGTCTGCTGATGGTGCCCATCTCCTGCAAGgctcctctgcattggagagacagggcacagactgggaggtcaCTTCATGGATCGCTCTGCCGCCGCAATactggggatctcccagtgtccacccctttaattccccatcccattcccttcctgacttgtctatccatggtctcctgcatggccagactgagtccacccgtaaattggaggaaccacacctcatcttcctcCAACTGGACGGCAATAACGactcctccagtttccattaaactcccTCCTGCTTGTTaacttttccccagctctgtcctTCCCTTTTCCGTCTCCTTTTATCAGTTCTCACCTTCCCCCTCATCATAGCCAATTAtcgccttttgttggtctggactcttccctgAGCCACACTATCTCtagtctgagatttcctgcttctggtttattctgcttattcctagaagaagggctcaggcctttgtctcctacagatgctgaaagactggttaagtgcctccagcatttactacaatctcagcatctgcagaaccTCGTTTCATCTCCTCCAGGCTCCCTAACTGGGTTTTACCAGGTTTGGGATCTTGACGTTCAAACAGTTT from Narcine bancroftii isolate sNarBan1 unplaced genomic scaffold, sNarBan1.hap1 Scaffold_31, whole genome shotgun sequence includes the following:
- the LOC138750950 gene encoding WD repeat-containing protein 20-like isoform X1, coding for MAAETGGKELNEVKSLFRTREGAYQLLSLAEYSRPSRLPLSTAQGTHPVRVSVVTMPGPAGSGERICFNVGRELYLYLYRGPRQAADLSKPIDKRIYKGTQPTCHDFNQFTATPDSVSLVVGFSAGQVQYLDPIKKETSKLFNEEVVSFFWFGCEGTDFY
- the LOC138750950 gene encoding WD repeat-containing protein 20-like isoform X2 translates to MAAETGGKELNEVKSLFRTREGAYQLLSLAEYSRPSRLPLSTAQGTHPVRVSVVTMPGPAGSGERICFNVGRELYLYLYRGPRQVRSKPEVCIGWNLVSSTWRNSAGSRPK
- the LOC138750950 gene encoding WD repeat-containing protein 20-like isoform X3, which produces MAAETGGKELNEVKSLFRTREGAYQLLSLAEYSRPSRLPLSTAQGTHPVRVSVVTMPGPAGSGERICFNVGRELYLYLYRGPRQQT